A window of the Cuculus canorus isolate bCucCan1 chromosome 3, bCucCan1.pri, whole genome shotgun sequence genome harbors these coding sequences:
- the ZUP1 gene encoding zinc finger-containing ubiquitin peptidase 1 isoform X1 — translation MLVCGACGRALVSPEPRRQSPGPEAAAPPPQCPLCGVAAGHEPEARDRLLPGALGTDTQNGEQLYECPMCSLTCTNIQILEEHVDLHLEEQSFWGGENIKDLELAQQLQTEECERQRSEEDKQEREEFKKLQRQYGLDNSGGYKQQFLKDMEREVDKGRMQPFEYHKRKADMMECLAFGIDDGKTKTSGVIEALCKYYQNENKDVRRVWLSTGVDHFHSSLGDRGWGCGYRNFQMLLSSLLQNSLYNDCLQGTTLIPSIPKIQSMIEDAWREGFDPHGASHFNNKLHDSKAWIGASEIYSLLTSLRIKCQIIDFHKPTGPMSTHPCLFEWVLRYYSTDNEGGAKKVVCTSKPPIYLQHQGHSRTVVGIEEKKNKTLCLLVFDPGCPSQEMQKLLKQNSDGTGLKLLRKFLGSLKEKQYQIVAVDGVLSLEEKAARCHASQVLTSEKVP, via the exons ATGCTGGTGTGCGGCGCGTGCGGGCGCGCGCTGGTTTCCCCGGAGCCGCGCCGCCAGTCCCCCGGCCCCGAggccgccgcgccgccgccccaGTGCCCGCTCTGCGGGGTGGCGGCGGGGCACGAGCCAGAGGCGCGGGACCGGCTCCTGCCCGGCGCCCTGGGCACAG acacACAAAATGGTGAACAGCTGTATGAATGTCCAATGTGCAGTCTTACCTGTACAAATATTCAGATTCTTGAAGAACACGTGGATTTACACTTAGAGGAACAAAGCTTTTGGGGAG GTGAAAACATAAAAGATCTAGAACTGGCTCAACAGCTGCAAACTGAAGAATGTGAACGGCAGAGATCAGAGGAAGACAAGCAAGAGagggaagaatttaaaaagctgCAG AGGCAGTATGGATTGGATAATTCTGGAGGCTACAAGCAGCAATTCCTCAAGGATATGGAAAGGGAAGTTGATAAAGGAAGGATGCAGCCTTTTGAATATCACAAGAGAAAAGCTGATATGATGGAATGTTTGGCTTTTGGTATAGATGATGGAAAAACAAAGACCTCAg gaGTCATTGAAGCATTGTGCAAGTATtatcagaatgaaaacaaagatgtgCGGCGTGTATGGCTTTCAACAGGAGTAGATCATTTCCACTCATCTTTGGGTGACAGAGGCTGGGGCTGTGGTTACAGGAATTTCCAAATGCTCCTTTCCTCCCTGTTACAAAACAGCCTGTATAATGACTGCTTACAAG GTACTACACTAATTCCTAGTATACCAAAGATTCAGTCCATGATTGAAGATGCTTGGAGAGAAGGCTTTGATCCTCATGGGGCATCTCACTTCAACAACAAATTACATGATTCCAAAGCATGGATAGGAGCGTCTGAAATTTATTCACTATTAACCAGTCTCAGGATAAa GTGTCAAATCATTGACTTTCACAAACCGACTGGCCCTATGAGTACACACCCATGTTTATTCGAGTGGGTTTTGCGTTACTATTCTACTGATAACGAAGGTGGTGCAAAAAAAGTAGTGTGTACTTCCAAACCACCTATCTATTTGCAACATCAAG gTCATAGTCGTACTGTTGTTGGAATagaagagaagaagaataaAACCTTATGTTTGCTAGTATTTGACCCGGGATGTCCTTCccaagaaatgcagaaactgCTAAAACAGAACAGTGATGGTACTGGCCTCAAACTACTTCGGAAGTTTTTGGGtagcttaaaagaaaagcaataccAGATAGTGGCTGTAGATGGTGTACTCTCATTGGAAGAGAAAGCT GCTCGCTGCCATGCTTCTCAGGTCTTAACATCAGAGAAGGTTCCGTAA
- the ZUP1 gene encoding zinc finger-containing ubiquitin peptidase 1 isoform X2, with protein MRLLTVILEAKNCVVVKKLGLLANNKSSRFGMLFLVGENIKDLELAQQLQTEECERQRSEEDKQEREEFKKLQRQYGLDNSGGYKQQFLKDMEREVDKGRMQPFEYHKRKADMMECLAFGIDDGKTKTSGVIEALCKYYQNENKDVRRVWLSTGVDHFHSSLGDRGWGCGYRNFQMLLSSLLQNSLYNDCLQGTTLIPSIPKIQSMIEDAWREGFDPHGASHFNNKLHDSKAWIGASEIYSLLTSLRIKCQIIDFHKPTGPMSTHPCLFEWVLRYYSTDNEGGAKKVVCTSKPPIYLQHQGHSRTVVGIEEKKNKTLCLLVFDPGCPSQEMQKLLKQNSDGTGLKLLRKFLGSLKEKQYQIVAVDGVLSLEEKAARCHASQVLTSEKVP; from the exons aTGAGACTGCTGACAGTGATCCTGGAAGCTAAAAACTGTGTGGTGGTGAAGAAACTTGGACTTCTTGCTAACAACAAA TCCTCTCGCTTTGGAATGTTATTCCTGGTAGGTGAAAACATAAAAGATCTAGAACTGGCTCAACAGCTGCAAACTGAAGAATGTGAACGGCAGAGATCAGAGGAAGACAAGCAAGAGagggaagaatttaaaaagctgCAG AGGCAGTATGGATTGGATAATTCTGGAGGCTACAAGCAGCAATTCCTCAAGGATATGGAAAGGGAAGTTGATAAAGGAAGGATGCAGCCTTTTGAATATCACAAGAGAAAAGCTGATATGATGGAATGTTTGGCTTTTGGTATAGATGATGGAAAAACAAAGACCTCAg gaGTCATTGAAGCATTGTGCAAGTATtatcagaatgaaaacaaagatgtgCGGCGTGTATGGCTTTCAACAGGAGTAGATCATTTCCACTCATCTTTGGGTGACAGAGGCTGGGGCTGTGGTTACAGGAATTTCCAAATGCTCCTTTCCTCCCTGTTACAAAACAGCCTGTATAATGACTGCTTACAAG GTACTACACTAATTCCTAGTATACCAAAGATTCAGTCCATGATTGAAGATGCTTGGAGAGAAGGCTTTGATCCTCATGGGGCATCTCACTTCAACAACAAATTACATGATTCCAAAGCATGGATAGGAGCGTCTGAAATTTATTCACTATTAACCAGTCTCAGGATAAa GTGTCAAATCATTGACTTTCACAAACCGACTGGCCCTATGAGTACACACCCATGTTTATTCGAGTGGGTTTTGCGTTACTATTCTACTGATAACGAAGGTGGTGCAAAAAAAGTAGTGTGTACTTCCAAACCACCTATCTATTTGCAACATCAAG gTCATAGTCGTACTGTTGTTGGAATagaagagaagaagaataaAACCTTATGTTTGCTAGTATTTGACCCGGGATGTCCTTCccaagaaatgcagaaactgCTAAAACAGAACAGTGATGGTACTGGCCTCAAACTACTTCGGAAGTTTTTGGGtagcttaaaagaaaagcaataccAGATAGTGGCTGTAGATGGTGTACTCTCATTGGAAGAGAAAGCT GCTCGCTGCCATGCTTCTCAGGTCTTAACATCAGAGAAGGTTCCGTAA
- the LOC128851860 gene encoding amine sulfotransferase-like, translated as MELPKEYVFKYKGFYFGRDTSPEYLDTLEDFEINDSDIFLATYPKSGTVWTQNILSLIFFEGHRNGTENVENLDRIPWLEYNIKKKDYTTLPSPRILATHLPYYLVPRGLRNKRARIIYITRNPKDVMISYYHFSKYIKTLEEIPDLNIFMERFLSGKVLASSWLDHVSGWFSHAEDFNILFLTYEEMKKDLRSAVLKICNFLGKKLNEEELDSVVRQATFENMRKDPRANYESLPDDIVEREKGSFLRKGTVGDWKNTMTVAQNERFDKVLGEKIKTLPIKFIWDINNEA; from the exons ATGGAACTGCCAAAAGAATATGTATTCAAATacaaaggattttattttggtCGAGATACTTCACCTGAGTATCTAGATACCCTGGAGGATTTTGAAATCAATGACAGTGATATATTTTTAGCTACTTACCCCAAATCAG gaACTGTGTGGACTCAGAACATTTTGagcttaatattttttgaagGCCACCGTAATGGAacagaaaatgtggaaaatttAGACAGAATCCCATGGCTGGaatacaatataaaaaaaaaggattatacAACTCTTCCTTCGCCTCGTATCTTGGCCACTCACCTGCCTTACTACTTAGTGCCAAGAGGCCTGAGAAACAAAAGAGCACGT ATTATTTATATTACCAGGAACCCTAAGGATGTTATGATTTCTTACTACCACTTTTCCAAATACATTAAAACACTAGAGGAAATCCcagatttaaacattttcatggAGAGATTTTTATCTGGCAAAG TACTTGCCAGTTCCTGGCTGGATCATGTCTCAGGCTGGTTCAGTCATGCAGAGGACTTCAATATACTCTTTCTTACctatgaagaaatgaaaaag GATCTCAGAAGTGCTGTGCTGAAGATCTGCAACTTCCTAGGCAAGAAACTGAATGAAGAGGAACTGGACAGTGTTGTGAGACAGGCTACATTTGAGAACATGAGAAAAGATCCCAGGGCAAACTATGAGAGCCTGCCAGATGACATCgtagagagagagaagggtAGTTTTCTACGAAAAG GCACTGTTGGAGACTGGAAAAACACGATGACAGTCGCACAGAATGAAAGGTTTGACAAAGTTCTTGGAGAGAAAATTAAGACCCTGCCCATCAAATTCATCTGGGATATTAACAATGAAGCGTAG